In Lodderomyces elongisporus chromosome 1, complete sequence, the DNA window GACAATGTTTCAGTTGTACAACATTTTGAGTGGCTTAAGAAAAATGGAAccaaaaatttttgttttattttcttttcttttattttttgggggGCACGCGCCTTAAACTCCTTCCCCgcccaacaacaacaacaacagtagcagcaccagcaccagtaGCAGCAGAGTCCTCcgcattttctttctctacattttggtgttgtgtgtgttgtttTCCATccgttttttctttttttttttttggcttacacacacactctctctctgtcaGTTTTATTATAAGTTATTTTGTCTCTCATATGTTTCGCATACTGatattattaatattttaatatttattttgttgaGTGGAATTACGCATTTGCTGCAACATCTCCAGAATATATTCAGTAACTtctcaaaagcaaaaaacaaaaaacaaaaaaacaaagaagaaggaaataGTCCACAGAATCTGAGCCAATTCTCTTGTGTCATCCAGATTgaattttgattttataTCTCCTCAAACCTGGTGTTTACATTAATTTAGCTCTTTCAAAAACAGAATATATTTGCACCGAGCCCAATTTTTGATGATTCTTCTGATACCATCGTTTATATTTAAAATATACGCTACGTCATTCCTTTTATGGATCTTATTTACAACTTCGATACCTCAAACCTTGATAAAATACACCAATGCCCAAATTCAGAATCATAAGTTTGTAGGAAAACATTACCCGCAAACATCAATAACTGTGCCGAAGCAGCTCGTTACACTGCACAAAGTGACAAATTCAACTGtgtattttttaattgCACATCCCGACGACGAAGTCATGTTTTTTGCACCATCGATATTAGAGTTGTCGAAACCGCACTACGGCAACACTGTTCAAATCTTGTGTTTTTCTAAAGGTGATGCAGTGGATGCATCAATGGGAGAGATTCGTCAACAAGAATTGTACAATTCAGCAAGGATCTTGGGAATTGATAAAGCAAATGTAATGGTATTGGATTATAAAGATGGAATGAATGAAACTTGGCATACAGAGGATATAATTCAATcactaaaagaaaatataaacagaaataaaataccAAAAGTTGTCTTGATAACATTTGATGAACTGGGGGTATCAAGTCACCCGAATCATATTGCTTTGTACCATGGTGCAAGAAAATACATAAACTTACAAACAAGTATAAGCAATGGCCCATCATCTTTGGCGagaaataaacaaaattcaAAGCAGCCAAGGGatccaaaagaaacatCTCCGAGGTTATATGTGCTCAAAAGCTTGGGATTCTTGGAAAAATACAGTTTCACAATCCTTACAAACATTGAGTTTTTGATCGATCATGTAACAAATGTGATTAAGACATTTGCAACTGTTAATATCAATGTGAGTTTCTTCACCCCAGCCAATAGCACAAGCTCAATCAAGATTTATTCTGATTTGAACATGCTTGCGTGCAGCTACGCCGCTATGGCCTATGGACATTTGAGTCAAATGGTGTGGTTTCGATATGGCTGGTTAATGCTCAGTCGATACTTGACTTTTAACCAATTATTGGAAATAAAATCAGTATAGAAATAATCCAAGTTTACCATCCTG includes these proteins:
- the GPI12 gene encoding N-acetylglucosaminyl-phosphatidylinositol de-N-acetylase, producing MILSIPSFIFKIYATSFLLWILFTTSIPQTLIKYTNAQIQNHKFVGKHYPQTSITVPKQLVTSHKVTNSTVYFLIAHPDDEVMFFAPSILELSKPHYGNTVQILCFSKGDAVDASMGEIRQQELYNSARILGIDKANVMVLDYKDGMNETWHTEDIIQSLKENINRNKIPKVVLITFDESGVSSHPNHIALYHGARKYINLQTSISNGPSSLARNKQNSKQPRDPKETSPRLYVLKSLGFLEKYSFTILTNIEFLIDHVTNVIKTFATVNINVSFFTPANSTSSIKIYSDLNMLACSYAAMAYGHLSQMVWFRYGWLMLSRYLTFNQLLEIKSV